The nucleotide sequence TGCGACTGCACGACTGCGGGCATGACGTCGCGGTAGCTGCAAATTTCTGCGGGAGCGGTTACTCCGCCGGTGAGGCCTGCGTCGATTAAAAAACGGGTGGCAAACGGAATGTCTGCCTCGTAGTGGTGGTAGCGGTCGCGGACCGTTCTGACGTCGGTCGGTTTCTGGGTATAGATGCGGCGAAGCGGTTCACCTTTGATGGAGACGGCTTTGTCGCTGGTTACTTCAATATTGTCCGGGTGGGGAGCGTCAGCCTCTTTTTCCCAGGCCCAGAAGTACGGGCGGAAGTCTGTTATCTGCAGATGTTTTGCTGTTCCGTCTGTTGTTCTACCGAAGATATGAACGACCGGCCCTCCGGGTGCGTTGGTGTACTCGGCCTGATTGATGGCTATGGTTATCTGGGAGTTTTCTTCCCCGGCCATCAGACTCTCCGGCAGATGTCACGCAGGAATTCTGCTGCATCCTGAAGTTTTTTCTCTTCCCATGCATCGAGTTCCCATGAGTCGTCGACTTTTGCACCATTTTTACCGAGAGTTGCCGGAAGTCCGAGGGCGCAGCCGTCAATGCCGTAAGCGCCGTCAGCAGGAATTGAGCAGGTGATGAGCCGGCACGAGTCGGTTGTAACGTCCTTTATCATGCTGCAGATATGGTAGGCAGGGCCGAATACGGTGCCGGATTTTCCTTTGATGACCGGCATGGAGGAGGCACAAATGTCCTCAAGAATTTGTTCTCGGACTGACTCCGGGACTTCGACGTCGAGCCGCGAAAAGATCGGGACCTGATGATCGCCATGTTCTCCAAGAACGCGTGCGTCGCCTGTAATCCCGCAGGATGCGAGCGCGACGGCAAATCTCCGGCTGTCTAAAAGGCCGCCAAATCCCATGACCTGTTCCTGTGAGAGGCCGGTGTGTTTTGCAAAGTACCAAGTGAATGCATCCATCGGGTTGGTGATGACGATTAAGTGACCGCCGAATCCGCCGAGCATCTCGGTTGCTTCGCGGGCGACCGGTAAGTTTGCTTCAAAGAGGTCGGCGCGCGTTTTGATGTCCGGGGTTCGTGCGGCTCCGGCAGAGAATACACAAAAGTCTGCGTCGCGGAGGCGTTTTGTGTCGGTGGAGACGGTGATGTCCATTGCGTGCATCAGGTCAAGTTTTTGGGCGGTGAGCATGGGCTCGTACATGTCGTGCAGGATTATTTCGTCGGCGAGACCGAGAGAGGCTGCAAGGAATGCAACTTCTCCGCCGATCCGTCCGGCACCAAGGCATGCCAGTATTGTCATATCCTGTAGTATTGATCTGAACAGGATATCAGTATTGGGAAACCTGTCTGTAATATTTTGGATGTCGCTTTGTCGCTTCGTTTCGTAGCTCCGTCCACGGAAAATCGGAAAACACGGAGCTTCACGGAAAAACAACACGGAGCAGACGTGAACAACACGGAATTTTAAATAGGAGTTACGCGGTGTAAAATAGCATAAGAAAAAAGGGTTTCTCTGCCCTTGGTTTTATTTGGGGCAACCACGTATCGCATGCCTTTGGCCTGCTCACCGCTTCGCGGGAACACACTGAACACACGGAATTCCACGGAAAAAAACACAGAATACCGCTTCGCTTACGGAAAACACGGAACGCATGCTTTCGGCCTGCTTACCGCTTCGCGGGAAAGCCTAAGGAAGTTGGAATTTCACATCGGAGACATCTACACATACCCGTACTCTTAGTCTTTCCGTGTTTTCCGTAAGCGAAGCGGTATTCTGTGTTTTTTCCGTGGAATTCCGTGTGTTCAGTGGTACACGGAATGTCAGAAAGGCGTCTCAAAAAAATCGGTAGCAACTGCCGCCATTTAACGATATCTCCGGTTGAGGGAGTAATTACAGAAGACAAGAAAATGTCAAAGTGCTTTGACATTTGTGTGAAA is from Methanorbis rubei and encodes:
- a CDS encoding malate dehydrogenase, producing the protein MTILACLGAGRIGGEVAFLAASLGLADEIILHDMYEPMLTAQKLDLMHAMDITVSTDTKRLRDADFCVFSAGAARTPDIKTRADLFEANLPVAREATEMLGGFGGHLIVITNPMDAFTWYFAKHTGLSQEQVMGFGGLLDSRRFAVALASCGITGDARVLGEHGDHQVPIFSRLDVEVPESVREQILEDICASSMPVIKGKSGTVFGPAYHICSMIKDVTTDSCRLITCSIPADGAYGIDGCALGLPATLGKNGAKVDDSWELDAWEEKKLQDAAEFLRDICRRV